GTCGCGGAAGGTATACACCACCATAAAAGTAACTATGTACACTTTGCAATGGTGAAGGAGAGGATGACCATCTTGATGGTACTCAGGTCTGTTCAAATAGTACTTGAGTTCTGTTTCCATCAACAAGATGCTTTGATTTCTTTTGCTCACAGTCACACCTAGTCCTTCTTCTTTGCTCTTCAGCATCACTAAATTGTCAAAAAAGAATTTGGTTAAACGGTCTGAATGGTCTATCAAACTAAACTCCTGCTTACTGTTTTGTAAAGAAATGACATATCCTACTTTCAAACCACTATTCACCAGATCGCTCAAGGAATTTGCATCTGGATAGTACTGAGGACTGGTAAGAAAGCTAGTCAATGCACCACTGTAAGAATTTGTAAAAACTGTGTTGTATGAGAGTGTGGAGAGGAGGAACAATCTTGCTGATAACACTGAGAATTTGTGCACAGAAACACCTGAGGTAATAACATGAAGTATTCCAAGCTCATCAACCTTTTTAACTTCTTTATCACATGAATAGTGGGTAAAAAACCTCCACACAAATGCAAGCAAAAAGCAAGCAACAAAATAGCTTAGCCAGGTTTCAAGACTAAAGGGCAACAAAAAACTCATCCATTTAGGTAGTTTCTTAGCTTTTGGGACAATAAAGCTGGCTGGTTCCATGTTAAATGGATAAGTGTATTTTTTCTTAGTAAAAGCAGATAAACGAATAGTGTTCCCGAAAATGTCGGATTTCTTTAAACCTTTTTTTCCAGAAGTTAGTGGTAGGTTAACAGATGTCTTCTTAAAGTCGTTAATAAAGATGGAAGCATTAATATGATCTAATAAAGATTTCCATATAATTTTATCGAAGCCAGTGTAAGCGACTTGACTGCCAGGACATGTAATTTTAAAGCTAAATGGTGGCTCGTGATTCAATGCGACGCTGACAGGATATCCATGAACATCTAGAAGTTTGTCAGCAAATGGATCTTCTTCGCGTGACACCAGTACTATCTTCCCATCACCATCGTTCTCAAATGGGTTGAAAGTAAAGGCTCTTATACTATAATTGCGAGAGACtttgttaaaatgtttggaaataaaatatcTTTTCGTGCAGCTGCATATGACAGCATAGTGCAGTATCTCATACTGAACCCAGAATGTTTTCAGCAAGTCATTTAATTGTCCTGGGCCATACTCTATGACATCTGTTATGACAAATAGGAAATACGATGCTTTATTCCATAGTGAATTTTCTGACAATTCAGATAGgaataataaaaaactttcttTGTGCGCCCAGTCAGAAAACATCACAAAACCTGTTCTGCCTTTTTCTCTGCTGGCATTAAAGAATGTGTATTGTCTGTTCGTGGCTGACAGTGTAAATACTGAGGGATTATTCTGAGCAAATATGTACCTAGTGGTGGCAGAAAAATAAAGATTATTTCCACCTATGATCATTAACCAGTTTATCTGTGGTTTGATGAAGTTCTCAATAATGTCTGAAGTAATTCCATAGatatttttttcaatcatttcTGGAAATAATTTATGATATTTAAGTATCATTCTTCCAGAAGCAGTTACCAGTATTAATATAATTAACTGCATGTATCTTTTCATTGTAATCCAAAGAatatctgtaaagaaaaaaaaaattctgtcaacATCGTACCACActcctaaaattttattttctacatgtaaaattaattatttatcagTTCACACTGCGATTTTTGACATCAACGTAAATGCTTCAAAGATGTATGGCTTGtatattttctgttaaaaaaaaacatagttttaacctGCCCCTAAACTATAGATAGTTAGGTCTAGATTTTAATAATGTCAGTTGTAACGAACTGCGACAGCAGATTACACAATAAAATACATGAAACCAAAAACCAATTTGATTGTGATATCTTCTTGGAGTCTATGTTAGTCATTAAAACCACTTACTGCCACTTCTCTTTAATGTTACCAAGTTAAACTTCGTAATACGTTTCCGATACCTCATTGTGACTAACTGAACCGAAATTGTAGGTTTTCTTATAAAATATATCTGTGTAAAATGTGGATAATCGTACACAATTCATTAttacattagtttaaatataCGTTGCATTTACTAATCACAGTCTCTTAAAACaaatgcacattttggaaacTTAGGCATATAACATTTATTGGGTCAGTGGCAAGACACTAGACTCGCATCCAAGATGACTTCAAATCCATGTCCGTCTTTTTCGATTTCGGGTTTTCCACAGTTTCTCGAGATCACTCCAAGCAAGTTCTTTGATGGTTTCTTACTGTTGGACATAGCCCAGTTTTTCCCCTGGTTCTTTGAACTGTGCTGTTGAGTGTATTCGTCTTTAACGACCTCGTTGTCGACGAAATGTTAAAGGAAAtaaggaacaaaaaaattaaaaacccagTGTTGATGGTGATATTATAGAAAGTGATATGGATCAAACATTATCTtataaagataaaacaaaattgaaaagggaaacaaaaaaaatttgatattttatgcTCCTCTAGAATATACGAGATGTCGTAAATTACTAACCTTTGAACGGGAACTAGTGTTGTGTTACGTTTCCGAACGAGCCTCACGAGTTACTGTGTTGGTGCCGAGCATGTTAGATCACGTAGTCGAGTGTGCCAGGTTCACACGTGCTGTTCCCGATAATCGCCTGAGAGGCAACCCTCAGGCGAAGTGCTGATGCTATCCCTCGCCGCGCCTGCAGCTATCGCACCACACATCTTGTTGCGTAACAGATTTTATTTTCCTCCTCTCTTGGCTTCCCTCACCCCTTTTTTACGACCCCTTCCCAATAAACACAACCACAATAATACAGtttttaggccggtattccaagaaacAAAATAAAGGTTCAGGTAATTAATTAGCTACACCTGTATTCTAtccatattcctagtgcacgatattattaaagttagggtttcttagtgaataaaactgagaaaatatactttaatatgttttatgttaaagtaacaaacgattgcacagcaagaatacacaacagtcatagacatctatacaaaaaatatgtaacacaatgggcaacgacaacgtggatattcaaccaagatcaaaattttctttttcttttttaacactcccactaaaattttacatcatgagagcaaaaaaaatattttacattcaaaCATTACACTATTACAGCTTATCCATTATTTGTTCTCTTAGAAAGACAAAAGGTTGAGTGGGCAATGGCTTTGTTAATATATCAGCAAGCTGATTCTTACTTGGGACATAGGATATATTTATTACACCATTCTCCACTTTCTCTCGGATAAAGTTGTATTTGACATCtatatgtttggttcgtttgtgAAAAACTGGGTTATTAATTAACTTAATGGCACTCTGATTGTCAACATATAGCTTAATACAATCATATTTTTCATCCAAGTCCAACAACAATTGCTTTAACCATAGTATTTCCTTTGCAGACTCACAGGCTGCAACAAATTCTGCTTCGGTGGTAGAGAGAGCAATGGTCTTTTGCTTTTGGCTTAACCATGTTACTGGCCCGCcattcattaagaatatatatcCAGTAGTAGACTTTCTAGTATCAACATCGCCTGCAAAATCAGCATCGGAGTACCCGATAAGATCATTGCTTTCTCCATAtctaatacaaacattttttgtatTAACCAAATATCTAATCACACGCTTCACTATTAATATGTTGTAGACTAGGATTATTAATATACCGACTCAACATGTTAACCGCATATGAAATATCAGGTCTGGACACTGAGCATAGaaacaacagtgaaccaatagcttcCCTATAAGGGAATTTCACAGCAGTTTCCTCAAGATTTTTACATATAACAACATTCGGATCAGCAGGAGTTGATGCATGATTGCATTCACTCATATCAAAAGTTTTAACAATTTGATCGATGTACTCTCGCTGATGTAAACAAATACAGTTATCAGACTTAATACTTCTATGCCTACAAAATGTGACAAATTCAATTCCTTAATTTTAAATGCCTGtttcaagaaaataattatatctttaatTACCTTTTTACTTGATGATATTATGAGAGCATCGTCAACATATATTATCATTATAACCTTGATACTTTCAACATTTCTAACATATACACAGTAATCAGCTTGTGACTGAACAAAACCATATGATTTTAAGAATTCAGTAAACTTCTTGTTCCAACACCTTGCTGCCTGTTTTAACCCATAGAGTGACCTATTCAATTTTAATACATTACTTTTGTCAACAAGCACACCATCAggaatttctaaataaatttcttCTTCAAGATCCCCGTTCAAAAAAGCAGTTTTGACATCAAATTGTTGGATTTCTAAGTTATACTTAGCtgcaatacttaaaataattctaattGAATCATACCTTGTGGTAGGGGAAAATATTTGCTGGTAATCAATACCAGGGATTTGATTGAACCCTCGTGCACATAATCGAGCTTTGTAATGGTTTACTTTTCCATCGTCACCCCTCTTAATGGAAAATACCCACTTGGCTGTGAGTGTTCTCTGTCCAGCTCGCTTCACTGGGGTCCAAGTCTGATTTTCATCATGAGCACTTAGTTCTTCTTTAACGGCTTGCAACCATTCATTCTTCTGTGAACTCTTCATTGCATCATCAAATGATGATGGTAATACAAATTCCATTAAATTGGCTTCTAAATTCAAATTTCTCCTGGGTCTCAGATTCATTGGTTCACATGGAGAATCATTGAGGGTATGTGATGGTTCATAATTAGGATCATCATTCTTACAACTGAGCATACTTTCCTCATTCTCATTCAGTGAGATTTCATTTAAAGAATTATCACTCAAAGCAGGGTCGTTTTTGAGTATGACTTCAGAGTTATCCTGTTTGACATTTTCATCACTTTCttctatgaatatttttgctATATTCTGTCTTTGTTCAGGATATTTATTCTCATCAAAAACAACATTTCTTGATACTTTAATTCGTTTTGTTTTCATGTTGAACATTCTGTAATTGGTATTATCATATCCAACCAATATAatcttttcactttttttttctaatttggtcCGCAACTTATCAGGAATATGTACATATCCTTCACTACCAAATACTCTTACATGCCCCAAAACTGGTTTGACTCCATTCCACAACTCTGATGGCGTTTTGTCTGATGTTTGGCTAGATGAGGTTCTATTAAgcaaataaactgcacaatttatGGCTTCTGCCCATAAATCCAAAGATACATCACGTGCATACAGCATGGATCGAGCGCTTTCTACTATTGTTCTGATATCTATTTCTGCACGCCCATTTTGTTCTGGGGTATATGGAGCAGTACATTCATGAACAATTCCTTCTTTATCTAAGTAGTCTTTAAATGCAGTATTAATATATTCACTTCCATTATCTGTATGCAAGGCTTTTACACTGTGCAGGTATTTGTTTTTCACGATTGCAttatatttcttgaaatattcaaGAGTATCGCTCTTATTTCTCATGAAGTACACATGTCTGTAGCTGGTTGCCGCatccttgaataataaaaaatacctcaTACCTTGAACCGATGTATGACTCATTGGACCACATACGTCACTATATACTAGGTCACCAGGTTGTAGTTCTGCCCGACTTGATTTCTGGAATGGAAACCGAGATTGTTTCCCATAAGCACATGCTTCACACACTAAGtcagtttcattacttttttcaatatttaaacctTCAACTATATTGTTCACgctcatttgttttatttctttaaagtttaaatgtcCTAATCTTTCGTGccattttttaatatcacttttatttttctgcactaaGTTGCATGTGTCAGGAACAACTGTTTCAATGTCCAGTTCATATAAATTGTTCAACTTCATTTTTGCACACATCACAACTTCATCACCATTATAAATTAGAGCATTACTGTCCTTCTTTACAATGGCATAACCTTTTCTTGTTACCATGCCTTCAGAAACTAAATTTCTTCTTAAGTTAGGCACATGTAGTACTTCATGTAACATGCTTAGCTCCCACTGTCCATTGACacatctttttattaaaatttttccaattCCACATACTTCTATGGACTCTTTGTTCCCCAATGTCAATGATTTCTGAGTACAAGCTGTatattcttcaaaaaattctTTTCTATATGTCATATGGGCCGAAGCACCACTATCCAAGATCCAGGTGTCTTCTTCTGAACCACTGCCTATATTTGACTCATCAACTACATTAAAAGCTAGCATGGTATTCTTACCTTCAGCTGGTTTCTTATGTATTTTCTTTGGTGCACGACATTCTCTGGCAAAGTGCCCCCTTCTTCCGCAGTTGTAACATTCAAAACGATGCTTATCAGGTTTCTCTTTGCTAATTCTACTTGTACTAGGTTCATTTTTGGTTGATTCTTTCTTCAGTTTAGTATTAGCAACCAAAAAAGCCATTTCTTGTTCTTCTTCACAAGTAATATTAGCTTCCTCATCAAGTAGTCTTGCCGTTAAGTTATTCAAGTTTTGTTTTTCAGAATCCAGCGACATCCATGCTTGCCTAAGTGATCTATATTTAGGAGGCAGAGTTCCCAATATTTTCGTGATTATAGCATTGTCGCTGATGCTTTCACCACTTTCCTTGAGCTGCTTTGCGAGATTTTCAACCTTTGCAATATGTTGTGCAACACTGTCACTTGGTGACATTTTATACTGGTAAAACCGTTCATGAATTAACATTTTGTTCAATTCACTTTTTTGTTCATATATGGATTCTAATTTCGACATAATTTCCAAGGCGGTTTCACAGTTTTCTATTAGGGTTATTTGATTTAAATCCATCGACGACGTGATAATGTACATAGCCATGCCATCCTTTTTTAGCCATGCATCCGCATTTGCTTCTGTTCTTTGTATCGAAATATCGATTCCTTTTGCTTTCAGGGCACATTTTATCTGGAATTTCCATTGCCTGAAGTTTCTTCCGTCAAATTTATCCACACTCAAAGTTCGTTCCATTTTAAGGTTATATGAGCGTGATTTATTCGAAAATCCAAAATATGACTTCTTCTTTGCTGTTTTCTTAATTCTTCAGTTTTCAGAGtttcctgggcccataacctattaaagttagggtttcttagtgaataaaactgagaaaatatactttaatatgttttatgttaaagtaacaaacgattgcacagcaagaatacacaacagtcatagacatctatacaaaaaatatgtaacacaatgggcaacgacaacgtggatattcaaccaagatcaaaattttctttttcttttttaacagaTATGACacgaccagtcccttatttttaagtaatggATTTCGGTGTCCTGTCCGTGACCTATTTGTTGCCCAAACTACTACGAATGCGCAGGACGCACTTTTTCGTTAGTTTCGgtcagatggcggacccacgtctgACGCCATCAAATCGAGTATATTTTGGTGATCATCGTGGGACGTACAAACATCTTGGTGTGACAAATGGAACTTTATTATGATatcattttgtacactttaatggtcgtTTCAAAAAAGTTATATCAACAaaaatattacttgaaaaaattatataaattttatatttttgtgtggTGGTGCTTCTATAACTAGTATTGTTGCTGTAACAATTTTATCTATGGTTGCGAAAAGtccactagaatgcgttgaaactagTTTCTAGTCTCGCGCAGGGCACCATTTATTAAAACCGTTGCCGAtatgtttccttactgggattcggtttggacacgttctgtaaTATGGCCcgtgagttaggttacggttgtatcccaacaaggtagtggttattcgctaccttacccgagcctcttggaataccgcccttaactTCTCTGTGGGTTTGTCTTGTATCCTAGTACATTAGGCGCTCTTCTATACTGGCACGTTCGGCATCATGTTCTTACCCAGATAACGATTTCCCAGACGAACGAATATCAATAATGTAGAtttaacaggaataccaaagAATCATTAATACGAAATccacaaatttaatttgaaaacaaaGGCCAAATAACTCATTCCCCCTCACACTGTTgaaatatttatctttatttttagtagTTTCTTAAGAAAATATTGTACAAGTTCATTGTGAAACATTGATATATTTCATAGCAGCAGCAGCATAACTGagtcttttatatttttttactagccCCGTAAATGTCTTATATACCTCCAAACAAATCCCTTAAAGAGATTTGTCTTCGTACATGCACTTTCATTGTATGAGTTATTAatctttcctccactgcataAATCTTAccagatattttattttcttaatagcACAAGCACATTTTTCCTTCAAATAATACCCTCAGAAAGACTTAGATCATGTAAAAATACTAGAATCTAAAGTAAAGATCTTAATACAAAAGAACATAACTGTTGATAGAAAAAGGCCCTCGGATATATAGTTTGATTTTGTATGTTCGGGGTAAATCCATGTCCACTCTACCCCATCGTTCACCTGGTTTATTACGCCTTATCAACGCTACGtatgttaataatgttttttatcTGTTGGTTGGCATTGTCTTGTCACTGTACCACTTGGGCTTTAATCAACACGGACTGATTATAGTGCTAGGTGGGATCGAACCGGTCTTCTAGTCAATAACTTTACAAACATACTGCATGAAGACGTCACAGAAATAACCTAACATTGATAAACTATAACTTTGAAATGATCTTGCATTGAAACAACGTAATacgaaaatcagaagaaaaagtAAACAACACGAGAGCAACACAATGGACGCGATGCTATTAGAATACTTTTCTAACCAATCGTGTTTAGCAATTCTGTGACATCAGTGAAATGTGTATtcgaatttttttgtttgttttcgaaAGAAGATTTGACTTGTTAGTTGGCAATAATATTAAGTTCGTGTGTTATTCAAGGTTGCGCTTACTATAATTATCTGTGAAATATTTGAAATGTACTCACATGGTAATATTTTCCCAATCAGTGTATTTCTCTAAGACATGGCCATTAAAAAATTGGCTGTAGTATGCAATGTCTAGAAACATTTATTCACAGCGTCACTCAGTAAAAACCACACTTCCACATTAATTCGATGTTCTGCTCTTGTATCGCACCTTTCACATCTTGCCCACCGTGTTATTGTGAGTCAGAATAATAGAACCATTATTTGGCcttaaatgttgttttttttattttccaaagatATACTTGAAACAAAATAGGTAGTTACGAATTTGAATGCGAAAAGAGTACCAATTACCTAACTGACGTGTGTTTCCATAGTTTCAGATACGATCATCCGGTCGAGTACATAATCCGATCACCAAATCCATAGTTGATTCCCCGACACGCGATATTTCCCTAGGTAGCCGTGAACCTTGAGATAGCATCGCGGGCTCCACCAACACGTCATCCCGCTTTTCGGGGTCGAAGTGGCGACCTCTCGCACGAGAGGCGCGGCACTTGTTCACAAACAACCGTCACTCGCCCGACCACCGCGCGCCTTGTCTGCCGCGTCACAGCCCGGCAGGAAGCCTCCTGTCTGTCACTCAAGCACAGCTCAACACACGGACATCCCGGACTGAGTTCTCCCTTGTCCTCTGTGTGGCTTCATTCTTATCCCTTTAGAGACATTAGGAGGATTTAGAAGGAACACCTATTGCAGTCGTTACCTTGGTGCGACACTTtggaaactttttattttatttatcattttcaggtctctaaagcACACATTAACACGCTTGACATGGTGACTGctgttattttgaaaaaaaaataaaataaatacttcccCACTCTTAAAGAAATTATAATGTATAATATCGGCCATGATGGAAGTAATTTGTGTATtatgtttaataaaattttattttacgccTTTggcataaactatttttttaaaattcgtttGTAATTAATAATCctcctaaaaataataaactttttcaaagtatttataacataaaaaatgtCTCAAAATTTGGAAAACAAATAGGGGTTGAAGATGAAAAAATTCATTGTGGTCCTTGGTATGCACAGTATTAAATACATACTAAATTAttgttaacattttaaatacGATCCAAAAATGTAGGAATAtgaaactatattttaatatcatCCATGTTTATTACAAGGAGTTACATTTGCTTAAAATTAACTTATAAATATATCTGCATTTTAAACCAAAGCCGTAATATGTTTTGTTTGATTTgagttatttgattttaattattgttttgcATTATTTCTGTATTTGGTCAATTTTTGAGCATTTTACCtgcattgtgttttttttcttaaagagCAAAAATTTAGCACCCTAAATTAACGCAGGATTTGAACCTATAACTCATCATACCGAATGCCAACAGTGACTTCATGTTTTACGCATAGAGGCTAAAGCCATGTTCACACCAATGGCACTGCCCTGCGCCGAACCATTCAAATGTGTGGTGGACGGTGAGCTGGgcagtattaaatattttggaaaaagatagataaaatataataataagatTTCACTATATTTATTGGTATAAAGtataaactataattattttgaaacaataattCACTTGAATGAACAATAATTTTAGACTATTCTATGTGTTATGTAATtggattaattaaaatttatttaaactgaTACTAACATCTAGGGTATAGCAAATtgataaacaataatatttaagGTATTTTGACAGATAAGATGTACAAAGATATTTTAGTTGTGTGTGATACAGATGTAATTTTGCTACAAATAAaagaatgttatttatttatagctGTAGTACAAGCCATTTCCCAGGCTGAACACATGgtaatatattgtccgcgagttagaaattaaaataaataacgctCTTTGACAGTGCGGTGGACATAGAGATATGACACATTAGTACTGTTTATATGTCCTCGACTTATGATTTCCTGTATAccaatggcgatcggttgaacgttTCAGAAGTTTATGCGCTGCAGCACTATCTAGTGAAGAGTTATAACtaaatggatatcgcgaaaatattctccatGTAAATATTCTgtgtgttcaaatatctatgtatacAAATTTATATGACAATCGGCATCGGGTAGAATACAATGTGATAgcactatatgacagtgtggtggacatagggAAATCACACTtactatttgtaaatttatgaactatgattttttgtttacccatggcgaacAGTTGAACGGTATAGAAGTTGATGCAATGCAACATCATCTAGTGGCGacttatagcaaaatggatatcaGTGGTATGCAGGGTCCAGGGTCAGGAGCTGAGAGTattaccgccatattggattgtgacatcatggcagcCAACTTGAATGATATcatctttgcacttttcgttatggtcgtcGTATTGGAATGTGAAATAACGGCAGCCATTTTAGATGACCTTCACCTTGaccctttgacctttacctttgaatttgacctttacctttgaccttaaccttgatctTTCACCTTTAACTTTGACAATGACCTCAGTTGCCCTCTTGGATTCTGccaacattgcaattttcgttatagttgacatcttgaattataataacatgttcgccatcttgttttcatgtgctggaggctgccatcttggattatgtcacggccaccattttgtttctcTGCTCTGTTGAAGGTTTCCATCTTGGATTCAATCATCTTTGTTTTTGGTGCTTGTTCTTAGaaagcgccagcatcgctctgccTTATGCATTTAAGGTCCATGTTCCATTACCTGTCAATGTTATTGTGGTCCTTATGAacaggttaaattttttttaatgcaaaatacattggaagcactgtgattcaaaccatcacagctctgacctTTGGGTTGGAAAAACATGTGCCTCTA
The window above is part of the Bacillus rossius redtenbacheri isolate Brsri chromosome 13, Brsri_v3, whole genome shotgun sequence genome. Proteins encoded here:
- the LOC134538437 gene encoding uncharacterized protein LOC134538437; the encoded protein is MKRYMQLIILILVTASGRMILKYHKLFPEMIEKNIYGITSDIIENFIKPQINWLMIIGGNNLYFSATTRYIFAQNNPSVFTLSATNRQYTFFNASREKGRTGFVMFSDWAHKESFLLFLSELSENSLWNKASYFLFVITDVIEYGPGQLNDLLKTFWVQYEILHYAVICSCTKRYFISKHFNKVSRNYSIRAFTFNPFENDGDGKIVLVSREEDPFADKLLDVHGYPVSVALNHEPPFSFKITCPGSQVAYTGFDKIIWKSLLDHINASIFINDFKKTSVNLPLTSGKKGLKKSDIFGNTIRLSAFTKKKYTYPFNMEPASFIVPKAKKLPKWMSFLLPFSLETWLSYFVACFLLAFVWRFFTHYSCDKEVKKVDELGILHVITSGVSVHKFSVLSARLFLLSTLSYNTVFTNSYSGALTSFLTSPQYYPDANSLSDLVNSGLKVGYVISLQNSKQEFSLIDHSDRLTKFFFDNLVMLKSKEEGLGVTVSKRNQSILLMETELKYYLNRPEYHQDGHPLLHHCKVYIVTFMVVYTFRDNFAFVDKLDTLMWRLKESGITRKLLDDVTHETAVELRAISHGPEHVPLTMSHLEGAFYLLLFGTSICVIVFIHERKKHPKTYHGFNTTQYHHARQMRQYGPYNQFKFS